One window from the genome of Anopheles coluzzii chromosome X, AcolN3, whole genome shotgun sequence encodes:
- the LOC120961574 gene encoding uncharacterized protein LOC120961574: protein MGHPSHPKYRCTGRAGRERIMTLWVMVLFVTVLILPFPGVSAITTTDSLVEATHTTLPVTLGETETTPDRSASDLSEAETKDPTQRLEIIKQIRKVNQDGSYTVGYEAEDGTFKIESRDVLGNIKGTYGYIDANGDIKRVSYGGGQSTATLPMVSTVPTPEEEIVHIPPRFNRTQHLLMPTTRRPPNYHPPQQQQQQHHSHLHHNPQHASTLRPSVIQTIPRKRHGYSTTTPTTPASSGSSSSTMAMNGGNSPTTTPTTTTTTTTESTVTSAATETGGHLAAAFGEPTAASTHSSTVHTKPGTLLIIRPTPLPYQAAKTAEQLARPERLEAAKYTHAPPAKKPVRGNFLRRQLAPAVSESGEQYEAQPQQIIYGQSAADGELGSIFSGGAKPLYTTHPTPRIPAAVLAARQRAAHIQSVLQAGQAGPDRLTTERVYVKQPARPQPPRHEPAPILYETSTEPSSEHSYVTDGPASSSVVQIPAANRVLATSEAEPHAEERRPIFRPRPIEFRPREDGSSQPPPAGRFRTPYGLPPPYARSFTPLPPPGELPYGGRDPDDKDREADDPQPHLNSLLPYRQQRRLNLPPADPAYQPQQSLSATQPPQQHQPQQQQQQQNSYPIPVPYNPVGYPRLPSSPYYYDIPPERPLTARDFERILQVLILRHQQQQFAQQASRYRLGGGGGGYGGYNGAFPYNPYFPGPSPAPFGLGGPYLGGGYPQQQIPRPPLPFPYPGAGPYDAPGYQNPLYSPSAPSASVRGGGVAADGVQSDPLDGGFARRNGQYYQPALDAPGSAATGSLRSADYLPPDVRESLLYRMLMLAIQAPGAGTDVLPAGPQSTGQQYPGLQHLQGASSMPRPQTQPSQMTGRQQDGQSTVTAAAATMLPMYSKKPVRSVQILGEE from the exons ATGGGACACCCATCGCATCCAAAG TACCGCTGTACGGGTAGAGCAGGTCGCGAGAGGATCATGACGCTGTGGGTGATGGTACTATTCGTCACCGTCCTCATACTGCCCTTCCCAGGCGTTTCCGCCATTACGACGACCGACTCGTTGGTGGAGGCAACGCACACGACGCTCCCGGTGACACTTGGCGAGACGGAGACGACGCCGGACCGCTCAGCCTCCGACCTGAGCGAGGCGGAAACGAAGGACCCTACGCAGCGGCTCGAGATCATCAAGCAGATCCGTAAGGTGAACCAGGACGGTTCGTACACGGTCGGCTACGAGGCGGAGGATGGTACGTTCAAGATCGAGAGCCGGGACGTGTTGGGCAACATCAAGGGCACGTACGGGTACATCGACGCGAACGGCGACATCAAGCGGGTCTCGTACGGCGGCGGACAGTCGACCGCAACGCTGCCAATGGTGTCGACCGTGCCGACGCCTGAGGAGGAGATTGTGCACATTCCGCCGCGCTTCAACCGCACTCAGCATCTGCTGATGCCGACCACACGTCGCCCACCCAACTATCAtccaccgcagcagcagcagcagcagcatcattccCATCTTCATCACAACCCGCAGCACGCGAGCACACTGCGCCCGAGCGTCATTCAGACGATACCGCGCAAACGGCACGGCTactccaccaccacaccgACCACACCGGCATCCAGtggctccagcagcagcacgatggCAATGAACGGAGGTAACTCACCAACCACAACacctaccaccaccacgaccacaaCCACCGAAAGCACTGTGACGTCAGCGGCCACCGAAACGGGCGGCCATCTGGCAGCAGCGTTCGGCGAACCAACAGCCGCCTCGACCCACTCCTCCACCGTGCACACCAAACCCGGAACGCTGCTCATCATCCGACCGACGCCCCTCCCCTACCAGGCGGCCAAGACGGCCGAACAGCTTGCCCGGCCCGAGCGGCTCGAGGCGGCTAAGTACACGCACGCCCCGCCCGCCAAAAAGCCCGTACGCGGTAACTTCCTGCGCCGCCAGCTGGCCCCGGCCGTTAGCGAGTCCGGCGAGCAGTACGAGGCGCAGCCGCAGCAGATCATCTACGGCCAGTCGGCGGCCGACGGCGAACTCGGCAGCATCTTCTCCGGCGGCGCAAAACCCCTCTACACCACCCATCCGACGCCGCGCATCCCAGCCGCCGTGCTGGCGGCCCGGCAGCGTGCCGCCCACATCCAGAGCGTGCTGCAGGCGGGTCAGGCCGGCCCCGACCGGCTCACCACCGAGCGCGTGTACGTGAAGCAACCGGCCCGACCACAACCACCGAGGCACGAACCGGCCCCGATCCTGTACGAAACCTCGACCGAACCGAGCTCCGAGCACAGCTACGTCACCGACGGACCGGCGTCCTCCTCAGTCGTGCAAATTCCAGCCGCCAATCGGGTCCTGGCGACTAGCGAAGCCGAACCGCACGCGGAAGAGCGTCGCCCGATATTCCGCCCCCGGCCGATCGAGTTTCGCCCGCGCGAGGACGGCTCATCGCAACCGCCGCCGGCCGGACGCTTCCGCACGCCGTACGGATTGCCGCCGCCGTACGCGAGGTCCTTCACGCCGCTGCCACCACCCGGAGAACTACCGTACGGTGGGCGTGACCCGGACGACAAGGACCGGGAGGCGGACGACCCGCAGCCGCATCTCAACAGCCTTTTGCCCTatcggcagcagcggcggctgaATCTGCCGCCGGCAGATCCCGCCTACCAGCCGCAGCAGTCACTCAGTGCAACTCAGCCGccccagcagcaccagccgcagcagcagcagcagcagcagaactcGTACCCTATTCCCGTCCCGTACAACCCGGTTGGATATCCGCGGCTGCCCTCCAGCCCGTACTACTACGACATCCCGCCGGAGCGTCCACTGACCGCGCGCGACTTTGAGCGCATCCTGCAGGTGCTCATCTTgcgccatcagcagcagcagtttgctCAGCAGGCGTCGCGCTACCGTCTCGgcggaggcggcggcggctacGGCGGCTATAATGGAGCCTTCCCGTACAATCCCTACTTCCCCGGGCCATCTCCAGCTCCGTTCGGGCTTGGCGGCCCATACCTCGGCGGCGGCTATCCTCAGCAACAGATCCCCCGACCACCACTGCCCTTCCCCTATCCAGGTGCGGGACCTTACGATGCGCCCGGCTACCAGAACCCACTCTACAGCCCATCCGCACCGAGTGCAAGCGTACGGGGTGGCGGCGTAGCAGCTGACGGTGTCCAGTCCGACCCGCTCGACGGTGGCTTCGCGCGCCGCAACGGCCAGTACTACCAGCCGGCGCTCGATGCGCCCGGTTCGGCCGCCACCGGATCGCTCCGTTCCGCCGACTATCTGCCGCCGGACGTGCGCGAAAGCCTGCTCTACCGGATGCTGATGCTCGCTATCCAGGCGCCCGGTGCCGGCACGGACGTACTGCCGGCCGGACCGCAGTCCACCGGCCAGCAGTACCCCGGTCTGCAGCATCTGCAGGGTGCGTCCTCGATGCCACGGCCCCAAACCCAACCGAGCCAGATGACAGGCCGCCAGCAGGACGGGCAGAGCACGGTgacggccgccgccgccacgaTGCTACCGATGTACAGCAAAAAGCCGGTGCGAAGTGTACAAATTCTCGGCGAGGAGTGA